One Thermoanaerobaculia bacterium genomic window carries:
- a CDS encoding tetratricopeptide repeat protein, which yields MAHSRREAPPFDQGIFLLHLNKGREALRAGNVATARTELQTALSIRPADEDVRNLLSVVYFKTGEFDEAEKITRRLVAENPDSAVLRSNLGIILVKNGAIDAAEAELRRAIELKPDHAKSHLYLGFVYRQKRKLGLALEHFGFAGADRLVAELQAELRRSSRESGEQRTAKPETMLADAGMGGSASTTAKLVIPAEFRKPAAPPKPAAPPKPEPPPPAPSAAPRPAPGRLFRIRDNGTVEITFEGEVLVRRGTVASYGGRIAFGADPRLAGTRAEALLRATGKGSIFLADRGRKPILVELDDEFFSAEGSRILAIGPTLSFRYEPIHDFPRRRRVDVLKIFGKGGLVLSPARASFSIAVSAEYPLNVSSRDLVGWSGNLVPSVLPDRFLDEVMLPDSDDPPKIRFEGEGTVLTESPA from the coding sequence GTGGCGCACTCGCGGCGCGAGGCGCCGCCTTTCGACCAGGGAATTTTTCTCCTCCATCTGAACAAGGGACGCGAGGCGCTCCGCGCGGGGAACGTGGCGACGGCGCGCACCGAGCTCCAGACCGCTCTCTCGATCCGTCCCGCGGACGAGGACGTCCGGAACCTCCTTTCGGTCGTGTATTTCAAGACGGGCGAATTCGACGAGGCCGAGAAGATCACGCGGCGCCTCGTCGCGGAGAATCCCGACTCGGCGGTCCTCCGGTCGAATCTCGGCATCATCCTCGTCAAGAACGGCGCGATCGACGCGGCGGAGGCGGAGCTCCGCCGGGCGATCGAGCTGAAGCCCGACCACGCGAAGAGCCACCTGTACCTCGGATTCGTGTATCGCCAGAAGAGGAAGCTCGGGCTCGCGCTCGAGCATTTCGGCTTCGCCGGCGCCGATCGGCTCGTCGCGGAGCTCCAGGCGGAGTTGCGGCGCTCGTCGCGCGAGAGCGGAGAGCAGCGGACGGCGAAACCGGAGACGATGCTGGCGGACGCGGGAATGGGAGGGAGCGCGAGCACGACGGCGAAGCTCGTCATCCCGGCGGAGTTCCGAAAGCCGGCCGCGCCTCCGAAGCCGGCCGCACCGCCGAAGCCGGAGCCGCCGCCCCCTGCTCCCTCCGCCGCGCCGCGTCCGGCGCCGGGCCGGCTCTTCCGGATCCGGGACAACGGAACCGTCGAGATCACGTTCGAAGGCGAGGTCCTCGTCCGGCGCGGCACGGTCGCGTCGTACGGAGGCCGGATCGCGTTCGGCGCGGATCCGAGGCTCGCCGGGACGCGCGCGGAGGCCCTGCTCAGGGCCACGGGGAAAGGGTCGATCTTCCTCGCCGACCGCGGCCGGAAACCGATCCTCGTCGAGCTGGACGACGAATTCTTCTCCGCGGAGGGCTCCCGGATCCTCGCGATCGGTCCGACGCTGTCCTTCCGCTACGAGCCGATCCACGACTTCCCCCGCCGCCGCCGCGTCGACGTCCTGAAGATCTTCGGCAAGGGGGGGCTCGTTCTGTCCCCCGCGCGGGCGAGTTTCTCGATCGCGGTCTCCGCCGAATACCCCCTGAACGTCTCCTCCCGCGACCTCGTCGGCTGGTCGGGCAACCTCGTCCCGTCGGTGCTGCCCGACCGATTCCTCGACGAGGTCATGCTCCCCGACAGCGACGATCCGCCCAAGATCCGCTTCGAGGGGGAAGGCACCGTCCTCACGGAATCTCCCGCGTGA